Genomic segment of Raphanus sativus cultivar WK10039 unplaced genomic scaffold, ASM80110v3 Scaffold1450, whole genome shotgun sequence:
GTACAAAATACTCTTTTCGTAAACAACTTATTTGATTGTAATTTgtatgtgtttttcttttctttttttataacagATTGTATGTGTTTTTCAAATTAAGAAAGGATATCAGAAGTGATAATGCAACTGCAacctattattttataaaatctttacctattgttttgtttaatatGCATGTCTATCACATTAGATGTGTTATTTACAAGATCTAAATGATACGTCATTATCATTCGAAAATAGAAATTGTGTGATTGTACTTTTATTAGATTATAATTTTCCCtagatttattttagaaaacttttTAACAGAGCAACAAAGATGTACAGTATaaattctttaaattaataatctataaattaatatacactaaaaatctttataatataatataattttatagtctcaTACTGTATTgattttttggttcaattaatatatcgataaattaatatctttataaataatAGATGTTTGACTGtatgcagaaaaaaaaaacaaaagacaataACACGGCTTTTCAAAACtattatgaaaatttgaaacaCACAACAACGAAAGTCACATAAAAATGCATAGTAAAAGTTATAAACCCATCACTATGCACGGGAAAACGGCCATTTCATACCCAACATATCGCaatatgttcaattcatacccGACTTATATGACCGTGCCAAAACATACCTAAACATATATGGATGTGCCAAAACATActcaacttatatttttttggcaaaatcataCAGCAGTCGCCACATCAGCTGCCTTGTCATCTATTTTTGCTTGCGTGGATGCAACGTCAGCTAATTTTGCTGGCAAATGTGccatgtatataaattattaaaaaactaaataattttgttataaaaataaatttttataattttttattatttagtaaaattaacaaaaattaattaattaattaaatttaaatcttatataagagatatattcgtaaatattttGATCCTATCAAAAAATGTCCTaataagagttatatatgtattgtaATGATTCAAATCCAATGCTAGTTTGCAGACATGTTATTCTTGATTAATTATGATTGTgttaatctaaaatttataatgtaaaTAACATACTCATAATTAATAAAGcgtaatatgatttatttttaccCTTGATTAATAAAAcgtaacataatttatttttacgctTTTTTAATCATGggtatgttatttacatttaaaaaaattagataaatgtaaataacatacccatgattaataaagcgtaacatgattcatttttacgctttattaatcatggatatattatttacatttaaaaatttagattaacaCAACCATGATTAATCAAGAATAACACGTCTTCAACACTTGTATTGgatttaaatcattaaaatacatatataactcttataagaACGGTTTTTGATATAATCGaaatctcttatataagatttgaatttaattaattaattatttttttgttaattttactaaataatataaaataaaaattttatattttctaaaattttatttttataacaaaattatttagttttaaaaaaatttatatacatgaCATATTTGTCAGCAAAATTAGCTGACGTTACATCCACGCGAGCAAAAATAGATGACATGGCAGCTGATGTGGCGACTGGTGTATGATTTTGCGAGAAAAACATAAGTTGGGTATGTTTTGGCACAGCCAtataaattcatgtatattttgGCACGGTCATATAAGTCgggtatgaattgaacatatcccgatatgttggatatgaaatGGCCGTTTTCCCCCTTTTTGGGGTTAGACACCATTTATGAACTTTAATAGAAATGTATTTTACTACTTCCAAAAGTTACAGTTGCCATGTGAATTATCAAAGAGTCAAGTTTGTGCACCAGCACCACTGTAACCTGAATTTTTGACATCatgtttgtttttagtttttagtttttacctttatgctttttttttgcagtgGCTCAAGAGAATTCTGCATTAAAAACAGCTACATTGCTACTTTTTGAACTATAACATCAATGAACATATCGCACATCAATGAATATACGTGCTGCATATccttattttgaaatttcatatGGGTTCTTTGATTATTAAGCTCtggtcaaaaaaataaaatatcagagTAAAAGTTGactttgatttttaaatttcatattttctttaaaGAAAATGAAGTTTATAGGAATATGTTGTTCTTCAtatgttttgtaaataaaattttcagcagattatatgtttcttttcttttttcttttgtgaaagTAGGCAGCAGTGAAGTTCAATTTACTTTCTTATTAGttctcaagaagaaaaaaaacttactttCTTATACCTAGTCAATGCCTTATTAATGGTTATGGCTTTTAGTCTTTAAAAAcggcaaataaaaatatacgaCCCATTTCGTTGGTCAGCAACTACATGCAATGGAtccttaaaatataataaaagaaacaaatctttttacctttttaaatgCAAGTTCAATAGTCACTCACTCATTTCTTTGGTTCGTCTCAGTGAAAACTTTAGGTAGTCAAAATCTAGAAAACGTGTTGACTCGTTTCTCGTACTATATATGCTACTAACTAAGCAAATAAGCAAcgactctcttcttcctccttctccCTCTCTCACCTAACCTCGCAAGCAAAATAAGACATCTTTCAATTAGGTCCAAAATGGCGTCAAAGAAGgcaagaaaacaaaacagagcCGAGAAGAAACTCAAAAGAAACCATTTCAAGAAACAACTTCCACAACACAAGAACACCGTCACAACTACAACACTCGATCATACTTCCCCATCTACTATcgtctcttcttgttcttccatAACGACGTCGTTCTCTCCTCAAGAGACAAACTACTCtgctctctcttcttctccggcGGTGTTGGCGTCACCAGATGAAAGTGGCGGCGGTTGTTGTACCCCGAAAGCTCAGAAGTGTCGGATACCGGAGATGCTGACGTGTCCACCAGCGCCGAAGAAGCAAAGAGTCTCACATAACTGCGTGTTACGACGAAGGCAGCTCGTTTTCTTTGCTCCTCCGGAGATAGAGCTCTTCTTCGTCAAAGCACACGATCGATGAACAgctttaattaatatttgtagtcttgtgtttttttgttattgCTGATAGGATCAATCGTTCGATAGAGAAAGTAGTATGAGGAGAAGATAATTAAAAGTTCATCTCTTTGACTTTGTTAATATAGAATAACGAAGGATGTATTACTAGGCCCTATGTATTACAATGTTTTGTgtgatgttttgtttttcttgttatttttggtttgttttaacattttgttCCTTTGGCGCTTGTTTTTTGGATTAATTTGAATGAAGTCGATTTGAGTTTTGTGGTAgggttttattaaaatctactACGAATTTAAatctataattaaattatacttTTCTTGATTCCCTTTTTTGTAAGTGCTATGTGTTAGGTTGCTTAATGACTTTAGGTTCTGTGCCTAGTAGCTTTGTCGATTTTTCTCCGTTCCGTTCCGTTCACCTAACGTACGTATCGTTCTTCGCTTGAGTTTTGTTCACTTTCATCGTTCGTTTGATAGACAGAACCGTCGCTTTCTAGGTGGAACATCACACATGAGTTTACGTCCCTGCAACATTAAGACAACAGCGATCATTTCTTTAGTAACATTTTTACACTGCTGAAATTGTGATTCTCAAACTATTAATCACCAATTCAGCACCGccataaaatttttaaatgcatatgCATACACAATACACTTcgtattattataaataaaaataagaaagtagTTTCTAGTATATTCCCCTATTATTGATATGCAGAATAATGTGCGAAGGTATCATTAGTTAATTTTATCAGGTTCATaagctcaattttttttttctgtttagttccaaatatgttagcttaattttcaaaaaatatttaaaataatatctatatataagtatataaaaatcCGATCGATGTGTTATATTTTAAGGTTTTGAACAATTTTCAATCCAATTTTCTCCATAATTAAGTTCAGATTTTCTTTGTTACACTTCATTAGTAGCATTTTGTGATATTCCACTAATTAGaaatatatagatatgttttaaaatttagtaaaagCAAAGGGACGAGAAATATGTGAAGAGTTAGTGGGGATGGCCGCAGTGTCGAGGCAGAGGATAACATCTGCCAAGGGAATCCAATGAAGTGACTCGTGCAGCCTTTCtcatcattttctctcttttttttgggatcaaatttctctttctttttcttccataATTTCTTACAAAAAGTAAGAATAACATCTTTATCTGATCATCAATAATACATAAAAGACCATCCTTTTCCGCAGAAATGATAATTCATTATTAACTAATTGGGTTACATATCCATATTAGGGTCAGAGTAATCAAAAATGATCTTATAACTAGAATTTGAATTGTCTTAGACATGTACAAAACATAAAgaataatttaaacaaaagtatATCGAGTTAcgcagaaaataaaaaactcaaGAATCCctgataatattttgaaaaagacTAAttgattaacttttttttttctggaaaatcTAATTGATTAACTTGATTCAAGAAAGAGGAATAAAGATTTGACAGAAAGAACAAATAACACAAGACATGATGATTGTGATTTTAATTGATAACCGTTACAATAATAGAGCGACTTTGTAATTCTATAAAAGTGCAGTCACATAACTAAATATGTTTCTGATTTATATTTGACTCTTTTCTTTTGGATAAATACTATCAGCAATAATGTAGTTGGCCGAAAAAAATGTACAAActagtttaaaaatatactacatTGGccgaatcaaatttaaaatacctTTCAACTAATGTTAAATAGTGAACCGATCATCATGACCAATATTTGATTAATAGACTACCTTACTGATTAAAAATCGCTGTTCaaattttatagataatttACCTTTTCCcttattttacttatttgtcTTCATGTTTCACAACATCTTTTTTAGTTTGTATATCattgttgtaaaataaaataaagattttgccaagaaaatatttttcctATGTAGTATATGTTATCGTATACTattgtttatgatttttgttgTAGTAATGATCCTAAAGTTTACTGACTAAGACTTGAGTTTTATGATCCCAGACTATAAATAGTATTGGATCTTTTGGCGGTCAGACCAATTAGACTAAATTAAGTTTAAGTAATTCGATTGTAGGTTTTCGTTTTCTGATGACGTAGTAGCTAACCACTCTTGAACTTGTGGTAGTGATCAACAACATAACGGATCAACAACTAAGTAACCACGATAAGCCAATCCCACATATTAAAAGAAGCATATGCCATATACACACTTTATTTAGGCGATTGTCATGTTCCCATCATTCAACAATTGGAAGATTCTTCTTAAACCTATGCTCATATACTTATTACAATGAACTGGCCAAGTTTGAAATATCTTATGTACGCatgtgatatgtaaataaaaactaGTTGAGTTAGATAAATGTATGGGGCATACCATAATCAGGTTCAATGTAAATAGTTGTTGTTCCTTTTTCAAGAttaacaaaagtttttttttatgttctttCACTCTTTGGTaaacaaaattttgagatcGCGAAAGAAGAAAACAGGCCTTGTAATAGAGGGCTTTTGAAGCCTGTCATAGGCTCAAAAACGACTATCACAATCGAATTATCCTATTATTTAATATCTCTCTCTCCACAAAATTGAAAAGTCAAAAGTATTAATGTTGCCGCCGTTCACGTGGCGACCACGTGGCAGCCAATatccaaaacggaacaaaaactTATTTATACGTCTTCCTCCTGCGACgatcaaattataaaaagaacaaaaaaaaattaattcaattCAAGTCCACAAAAATGGTTTCCTCTGACTGAAAACTTGCTCAGATCGGTTCATCTTCCAAGCGGAAGCGTCTCCTTCAATCACTCGTAAGACGCCTTCGTGACGGTCCACTCGTTCTTTCCCCTGAATGGTAATGGTTAAAACTTACCGAGTAATCATCACTTCGTGGTTGATTGCATGAGTTCTGTTCTAAGGGTTTTGTTCTGTTTCCTCTCAGTTTTGTTTCAAAGTTTTCAAATTTCTATCTGATTTGGTGAATTCAATCACTGGGTTTTGCTTTGTTTACTGCTTACTGTAGTCTTCATCACTAACAATCAGATTTTGAATAGGAAGCTGAAGACATGCATTCCAAATCTGACGTTTCTGAGGTTCATCATCACCATACATCATCAAACGGGTCCAAGTCACCATCTAACAGAGATGAAAGTGGTAACAAGGAGGAGTCACTAGTCACAACGTCTCCCCAACAATCAGGTGCATTTGACTTGTCTTCCCTCGGTGCTTATTAcaaaagttttttcttttctttttagctAGATTTGTTACTGTGTTTTGATATGCAGGTGGAGATAACAGTGAAAAAAGTCAAGAACCTGTGCATCCTGGCACTACACCACCTCCTCCTCATCCTCAACTTGTTAGCCATGCAGTTGTAATTTTACCAATATGTATCTATGATCTAGCTGATAAGTTTTATTTCAATATGCTTCTTACCATTTTTTTCGTTGGTTTTTGAATCATGCAGGGATGGACATCCTCGAATCTTTACCAGGATCCATATTATGCTGGAATGATGGGAGCCTATCCCTTGGTATATGACTTAATTTCCAATGTGTTTATTGATGCTTTTCTTAGTCCCCcaactaatttttttctatgtttaagtttatttgatttgatGGTATGTTTGCCATGATTCATTACTCCTGCT
This window contains:
- the LOC130504243 gene encoding cyclin-dependent protein kinase inhibitor SMR13-like, with the translated sequence MASKKARKQNRAEKKLKRNHFKKQLPQHKNTVTTTTLDHTSPSTIVSSCSSITTSFSPQETNYSALSSSPAVLASPDESGGGCCTPKAQKCRIPEMLTCPPAPKKQRVSHNCVLRRRQLVFFAPPEIELFFVKAHDR